A segment of the Eptesicus fuscus isolate TK198812 chromosome 9, DD_ASM_mEF_20220401, whole genome shotgun sequence genome:
AGGTGGTCACAGAGCACACCTGGGGACCCCCACCAGTAAAGTGAGGAAGGGGGCACTTCTCAAAGAAGGAATGTCGCCGTGAGCCAGGCAGATCCCCCAGgagttactgtgaggattaactaaGTCAACAAACACCAACAGCCTGGCCCCTGCCAGGCAAAGTGAGATGCCTTCCCAGGGAGGGCCTCCAGTCAGGTTCCCTAGAAGCAGAGCTCTCAGAagagaagtgaggaagagaaggggggtCGTTCAGAGGATGCAGTCCCAGCCCGTCCCACGGGGAGCTCTGGAGCACCACTTGCCCCGCAAAAATCAGTCTCACATTGAGGCCAGGGGACTAGTCTATTGTGCCCTCACCAATCTGACCtcaggactggggaggggagaggggtggcttccctctggctgaggGCAAGTCTCAAGAGAAGGGAGCATGCCCtatcctgtttggctcagtgggtagagcatcggtctgtggattgaagggtcccgggtttgattctggtcaaggtcacatgcccgggttgctggctagatccccagtggggggtgtgcaggaggcagctgatcgatgattctctctcctcattgatgtttctaactcactctctctcccttcctctctggaatcaataaaaaatatttttaaaaaagagagaagagggcaGCTGTGAATGTTAGCAGCCATCATCTCAGCAGTCGGGAGGCAGGAACGGGGGTTCAGGGGAGACACCAACATCATCCATTACAGGAAGCCTCACACAAACACATATGGGCACTAGCTGACTCTTGCCCTCACCTCTCCCTTTTACATGTTGAAGGGTAATACTAAATTATATATTGGATATTTTTCATATACTGTGTATCACCATATAGAGTCCATACAAATAACCTATTACTATAAAGATGTAATAAGTCCCATAAGGGATTCTTAAGGACTATGTGTGCTTTTTGCTTTACATGCTGATTTTAGAACATGATGCCCTCATCCTTATTAAATATGACTCTACTGTAAGTGGTTGAGCTTCTTCATCCCTCCTAACCTCCCTCTTCCACAGGGTTACAGGGTTCCCATCCTGACCAGGGCACCAAGGGGAACGAACCTCCTGCTCTCGGGGCTTCCAATCCCACTTGAAACACATCCAACCCCTTGACTCAGCCCCTCAATGCCTACCTGTCTGACTGTTGACCCAAAGCTCACCAACctccagcctcagggcctttAGTTCGTTCCTCAAACCCACCAGCTCTTTCCCATCCTAGTCTTCGTACGTGCTGCCTCTTGCCCAGAGCATCTTCCCTGTTCTTTACAGAACTGGCTCCTCGTCTCCATCAGGTTCAACCTAACGCCACCTGTCTGGGaggccagccctgacccctctTGCCAAAGTGAGTTCCAATCACCTTGCTTGTTTCCTTCCTAGCCTTGACGGTTTGTAATTGTTTTTGACTTGCTTCTTGTCTCTGTCGTCACTAAATTATAATGATGTCaggaagtgcctggcacacagtaggagctcagtaattatttgttgagtgaatgaatgaatgaatgaatgattgagtgGGTCTGTTGCTATGCCTCAGCAGTTTACCTCTCAAATCCATCCTGTCCTTTCCACTGGCAGGAGAGAAAGTTCCAAAAAGAGAACCATCACTCTCCCTCCCATGGCCTTCCCCTGTCCACAGTCACTAGCAATCCCTTGCTTGAGCAGGCAAGTGTAAGACATGAAGTTAAAAGACCCAGGTTCAAGTCCACCCTTGCCACTTGCTAGCTATGCAACGTTAGCCAGATGATCGATCCACCTCCCTCTATCTCAATtgctttctgtaaaatgggtgaaaCGCTTCCTggcttctctttttcttgggTTGATATGAGAAGATGTAGAAACTCTACACAGATGCTTTTCAGTGTTTCTGAGGACTAACAGTCAAGAGCCTTCATAGCCcaggcctgatctctccctctccagacACAAATGGTCATTATTCTGCCCCACCCAGCTACCTGGTAATTCCTGAACTTCACCCTGTTCATTCACGCCTTGGTGCTTTCATGTCAAAGCTGTGCTCTTTGTCGACAAAGCCCGTTTCCCTGACTTGGTTTGTCCAGATCCTGCCCATTTGAGAAGGCTCACTCCTCCGtgacctcttcctccccctccggGCTCAGGCTCACTGCGTCATTGATGTCTGTGTTACTCCTGGGCATGTAGGTATCTCTCCTGCATGCAAGCTCCTTTCCCTGATTCCAACTGCTAATCCCAATATCACACTGTACAGACCAGAACCCAGGTGGGCAAACGGGGCTTCAGCGTGGAAGGAGACCCCATCTCTACCCTTCAGATGATCACTATCTAGCTGTATCAGAGGGACCAAAGACCACTTGGTAACTGATTGGCAAGCGAGGAGAGCACAATGGGTAAGTGCGCTTGCACTAAAGTTACACACACCTGGCTTTGAATCTCAAGATTCATGGAATAGAAACCTAACTACTTAACTAAGTagggcaagtgtgtgtgtgtgtgtgtgtgtgtgtgtgtgtgtgtgtgtgtgtgtgtgtgttcaagtaGTAAGAAGACCAAAGTAGGCCTTCTAGGACTGCCATGATGCATGGAGGGCCAGCCCTGACCTCTCCAGATTCCACGCTGCTATCCTTAGCATGTACCATTCTTTTTGTTCTCTGTaccagttttctcatctagaaaTTGGGAATAACTACCTCCCTTATAAGGAAGATACAATAAATAAAGGTTAAAGGTTAAGTGAGTtgatatatataaagagcttaaAACAGTATCGGCACATGTTGTTCTCTATaacttagttattattattttcttatagtgAAAAAAATAGCTGCTGTCCCTCTAGGCATCACATTCTCATCCTtggcaggaaaggaaaaaaggcaaaGCACTAAAAGTGAGTGCTGGCCAAATccatctgttgtttttgtttttaatagaggtgaaattcatataacataaaattagccatttaaaaattcacaattcagtggcatttaataCATTCAATGTTGTGCAACCCACCAACTGTCTAGTTCCAAACCATATTTATTACGCAAAAGGAACCCCTACCATTAAGCAGTTgccccattctcccctccccccagggcttGGAAACCACCAACCTTTGTGTTGTCTCTGTGGATTTACCTACTCTGCATAATTCCATCtatttttaaagagctttccAGGAAGCTCCTCCCAACTCTTCGGCTCACGTCTCATTGGCCAGGAATGTGTCTGATTTTTGTCTGGGCACATTGCCGTCCTCAACACAATCAGCATTCTGTCATTCTATATTCTACTTCTTACTGAGCTCCTGCAACCATATTTCCTGATTCTCAGACCCATgaattcttttttacattttaactttttcaaaTAGAAATCATCTTATATTGACGCTAtctcatttttaatgaaatatggtATGTGTCAGCCACTGTTCTAGATGCCGgggataaattaataaatgaaatagacacagacccctgccctcatggagctgacaTTCTATTGGTGGAAGATAAATACACATAGTGAATTGCTTAATGTCTCAGAAAACGATAAATGTTTAGAAGAAACAAAAGTAGAGCAAAGTAAGGCCCATATGGGGGATGAAATAGAGACTGGTTGCtgtattaatgtattatttatctattgctgtgtaacaaatcactCCAAAACTTAgctgcttaaaacaacaaatacttatatctcagtttctgtgggtcaggaatctaaGAATGCCTTAGTTAGGTCATTCTGGCTCAAGGTCACTCACAAAGTTGCAAAGTAGATGTCAGCTGGTGCATGGTCATCTGAAAGCTTGACTGGGGCTAGAAAGTCTGCTTCTGAGATGGCTCACACATATGGCTATTGGCAAAAGGCCTTAGTTTCTCACTGGCTGTTGGCAAGAGGCTTGGTTTCTTGCCATGTGGGCACCTCCATAGGGATCCTTGAGCGTCTTCGCTTCACCAGAGCAAATGAttcaagagagagagcaaggagaaaCTCACACTACCTTTTATGGCCTCGTCTTGGAAATGACACTATCACTTCTGCTATATTCCATTTGTTCAAAGCAAGTCACTATGTCCAGCCCACATTTAAGGAGAGGAGAGTTTAAGAATGAGTATTAAAGAATTTGGGGATATTTTTGGAAACCACTACAATGAAATAGGAGAGTTGGGATAAAAGAAAAGTCCTACTtaagcaaagacttgaaggaggtgagggaatcAGCCAAGCAGATGTAGTGGTGGGGAGGAGAGTGTTCTGGGCAAGGGAAACAGCTAGAGCCTTTGGAGTAAAGCTTACCTGGCACGCTggtaaagaagaaagagagagagagagggaacactGGGAACAACTAGTGGGGCTACTACACTCCTTTCTCCATtactagctgcatgaccttgggcaagtcacttccctcTCAGAGTTCCGGTTTCTCTTCTCTGTGAAATAGGAATGATAGAAATAAAGAAGTAACTACTCACAGGTTTCttatgaggatcaaataagataatacatgtaaatcaCGCAGCCATGGCTGgtacatagtaaatattcaataaaacatTAGTTAATATTATTCTTGTAACAATCCGGATAGTAGCCTCACGTTTGCCATCTGGGCATCAGACACACTGGTGCAAATCATCAGCTGGGGGCTCTTGGAGGACATGACCCTTCAGGGATCTAGTAGAAACTCCTTGCCTCCGCTGAAATCTAAAGAAAAAGCTGCAAAGAGACAAACTTTGCCTGCCGGTCAGAGCATGGACCTCAGGTTCGAGTCTCCAGGTTTAAGTGCCAAGCCTGCCAAGCTGCTAGGCTAGGAGAGGCTCAAGCAGGGACCAGGGAGCCAGCTCAGAGTTTCTAGACCAAGGTCTTCTCAGGTACCTCTCCTGACTGCTCAGTCTCAGTCAATCCATGGAAGAGTATTTGCTGGGCCCTGTGTGAGCCTCGTTTTGTATTGGTTACTGGAAATGGGCCTGTCAGCAAGAGTGACACCCAAGAGATCCTGCCAACCAGGACCTGTGGGAGAGGCAGAAGCCACTTGGGGTGGATCCTTCTGTTTGTCCTCAAGAAAGGGGACTGGACATAAGAAAGGGGCAGGAAGAACTGCATCCTCAGGTGGTGGCACACAACTGTCCCTAGGCCCTATCAGTGTCCACCTGGTCCAAGCACTAGTGTGGCCCTGTCAAGTCATGCCAGGTGGACTCAAGGACTCCTCAAGCCCCCTCCCAACCCAATGGGCTCATAAAGACTTGGGTCCAGGCGAAAGCAGCTTGGATCAGTGGGGAGCACTGTGCTCCTAGAACTATAAATGTTGCTTTTGACCCTGGCTCCACCACACACCTTGTGACCTCAGCCAAGTTCCTGAATTGTTTTCATATCCTTGGGTTGCTTCTTTGTCAAAAAGGATATAACTTCTACTCTGCCTAATTTATTCATCAACAGATGCGTAAAGCCCCTACTATATGCCCAGCACTGTTCTGATGCCTTAGAAATACCATGCAAAACACTTGTACAAGGCAGTCAAGGCCTCCGCTCTCAGGGAGCCGAGCTGCTCGTGAGGAGACGTTCTTTGAAATAACAGTGGTGGAGGAAAAGCAGAGCAGGGTGAGGGACAGAGAGGGCTGGTCAGGAGAGGTCGCTTGAGGGCGTGACTTTTACCTGGAGTTCTGAACAAAGGAAGGGGTGAATCATGTGGATGTTTGGGAAAGAGCATTCCAAGCAAGGGAAGAGCAGGAGACCCGAGAAATGAATGTGCAAGGAAACAGTTCGGGAAATGCTAGGAACAGGTGGGATCCAACCTGAGCAATGCTGTCACAGCATAACTTAGACCATGTCATTCCTCTGCCAAAGTCCTTACAGGGCCCTCTAAGGCCCCTCGTGATGCtcctcactacacacacacacacacacacacacacacacacgcacatctccaacacttccaagctccccCTTCTCCAGCCACACTCCCCCATGGCTGTTACACCTGCCTTGAGACGTTACTCTAACTCAGGGGCTCAGAATCACCTGCAGGGCTTATTAAAGTGCAGATAGCTGAGCCTCAGCCCAGCTACTGTTTCAGAAGTTGATTCAGTCTGGGGTGGGGTCCCAGAATGTCCATTTCTAACAAGGCCCTTGATACTACAATTTGACAAGCACAGTCCAGTGTTCCCTCTGCTAGGATCACTCTGGCCCAAACACCATGTGACTAATACCTCCTCCtctttcaagtctttgctcaaaccAAACAGTCTCAGTGAGGCCTACTCTGACCATCCTGTGCAATACTGCAACGCACCCCCTGTACCCCCAGTCTCTTCCCTACTCCTCCTTTTTTCCATAGTACCTGCTACTTTTGAACATGTGgataattattttacttagatCCCTGCTAACTATATGTCCCCAAGAACCTAAGAAGGGTTCTTAACCCAGACTCCATGAATCCCTGGCTGTCTCATGGATCCCACAGAGAGCCAAATTTAACCAGTCAAATTTCTATGTAATAGTTTGTGACCATGATGTCTGTAGCTTTCATTGGATTCTCAAAGAATTACTTGATCCTGAAATCTTAAAAACCACTAACAGATAAATGCTTGGCATAGAGCAGTTgttcaaaaaaatatttgttgactaaattaAAGAGCCTTTTTAACATTattcacacacacttttttttttaaaacaaggaaaaCTGTATAGTGGTATAATGGCTCCCAAATGTTGGTGCCCTTGGACCAACTATGTCAGAATAACAAGATTACTTTGAAAAGTataaattcttattattcaaaatacCCTCAGAAAGTCCGagtcaggggggtggggtggggccagagattcggtacttttctttttcttaaaaatatagtttattgattttttttacagagaggaagggagagttagaaacatcgatgagagagaaacatcgatcagctagctgcctcctacacaccccctaatagggatgtgcccgcaaccaaggtacatgcccttgaccggaatcgaacctgggtcccttcagtccgcaggccgatgctctatccactgagccaaacgggttagggcgaTTCGGTACTTTTcaaagccccctcccctccaccctcataCATCCCAGGTGAGTCTGAGGTGTGGCCAGGTTTAGGAATTTCTGTGTGAGGCCTTAACTGGAGAGAGACTCAGGACAATCAGTTCTGATGTGCCGCCTTTACACTTTGCAAAAAATGTGAACACCCTTATGGTCAGTTGTGACCTTCTCACAAACGCTCAGGGTGACAAGGCAGAAACTACAATCTCCCTTTCCCTGAACACAAAGCTGAGGCCCTGGGAACCGCATGACACCCTCCTCCCAACACACAAAGGTCATACTGTCTGCAGGTGGTGGAGATATGATTAGAACTAGGGCCTCTGGACTCTCACTCTAGCGCTCTCCCCTCTGCACCAACTGGATAAACCCAAGTTCCAGGAAGTCCAAGGCCACTACCAGGGCAGGGGAGCAACTTAGGGAGGGGTAGGGTGGCAAACTGGAGAGCAAGGTCCAGAGAGGCTGTCTCCTGGCCTCTGGGAGAGACTCCAGCTGCTCTAAGAACACAGGCATTCACGTGCTCACTCCGTcgccttatctgcaaaatggggttgATAATCCATGCCCTGCCCCCAATGAGAAGCTTGTAGAATGTAAAGCACTCTGAACATTTCAGTTATTATTAGGAAAGGTGCAACATCCCCCACTCAGATCTCCAGGGACAGAGCTACATCCGGCCTTTCATTCATTTGAGATACTATGTATCAGGCACCGTGCTGGGCACTGTCCATACATGGCCTCATTTAACCCTCCAACAACCCAGTGGGGTTGGAGCCActgttgtccccattttacagatgaagaaactcaaGTTCAGGAGAATGAGTTGCAATTCATCCCATCGTTTTGTTTATTCACGTAACTTTTACAAAagcctgctctgggccaggctctgggccaAGTGCTGAGGTCACGAAGATGAACTAGTCCTTCCAGGAGACATGCCCATAAATTACTTTAATAACAACTCAGTACATGCTTCCACAGACAAGTGAGAGCCAGGGAAGGGGCAACTGGTTCCCTGGGGTTATGGGGAAGAGCAGCTGACCTTCCTCGGGACCCTGCACTGCTAAGGAGCCGTGATGGCGATCACAAGGCCTGGGTTCAAGTGTCGCTTCTGTCAAGGCTCTGCTGTGTATTCCCAAGGAAACGCCTTCTGCTACTGAGCCTGGGCTTCCACCTGAGAAATCAGGAGATTGGGTTTGTGATCCTGCAGCTGGGAGTCCACACCTCTGGTCAGTCCAGCTTCGGCCCAGCTAGTACCGAGGCTGAGCCTGGGACATTCAGACCAGGACCCTTGAAAGGCGCTGACCACCCAGCACAGTGCAGCACTTCGGGCCCGCAGCGCGGCTGGGGGTCCAAAGGGCGGAGctccggcgggggcggggctgagacCTCCCGGAGGCGCGGCGCGGTCTTCCCAGCGCGTCTCATCCAGCCAATGAGCGCGCGGGAGCGGGGCGGCCCCGCCTCTGGATATAAGTCGCGGAGGACCCGGCGCGGCGCAGAGGTCTCCGAACCCGAGCCGGTGGGCAGTGCGCTCTCCTCGTCGCCGCGCGTGGCGGCCACGGGCGCACAGGAGCTCTGAGTTCGTGCGTCCTGGCAGAGGCAGCGGTCCGGTTCTGTTTCCTTTTGTCCGGGTGGGTTGCGGGGAGGGCAAGGGACCCGGATTCCTTGTGGCAGTAGAACAGCTGGCCGGGTCAAGGGGCGGCCTGCGCTGACCGTCCGCCCGTCGTCCCCGCAGGCAGCCAGCCCGCCGTCATGACCGACCACCTGATGCTCGCCGAAGGTTACCGCCTGGTGCAGCGACCGCCGCCCGCTGTGCCCGCCCACGGCCCCCAGGCGCTCCGGACGCTGCAGCCCTACGCGGGCCCGGGCTTGGACAGCGGGTTGCGGCCACGGGGGGCTCCGCTGGGCCCGCCGCCACCCCAACCTGGGGCCCTGGCGTACGGGGCCTTCGGGCCGCCGCCTGCCTTTCAGCCCTTCGCGGCGGGGCCGCCGGCGGCCGCCGGCAGCGCGCACCTGCAGCCCGTGACGACGATGTACCCCGGCCGCGCGCCCGCGCCCTCCGGCGCTCCGGGATGTCCCCCGGGTCTGCAGCCGGCGCCGGGatccccggccccgccgccgcccgtgCACGCCCTGGGCGGCATGGACGCCGAACTCATCGACGAGGAGGCGCTGACGTCGCTGGAGCTCGAACTCGGACTGCACCGCGTGCGTGAGCTGCCCGAGCTCTTCCTGGGCCAGAGCGAGTTCGACTGCTTCTCGGACTTGGGGTCTGGGCCGCCCGCCGGCTCTGTGAGCTGCTGAGCCCGGCCCGCCGCTTCCCGGGTGTGCCCGAGAGGAGAACGGAGTCCGCCCGCCAGACCGCTCACCCGCCGTCTGGGCCCGCACGCGCCCTCCGTGAGGGTGGAGGCAGCGGGCTAGTGCGCGGCGGTAACGCCGGCTGTGACACCTGGCGTCGCTccgggccctgcctcctgctggaTGAAAATTGGGCATCACGTCTCTGACTAGGAGCCTCGTCGGTAAAAAGGGCACTGGACCCCCGTTAGGACTCCACGTTCTTGGATTCTGTGTCCTCTCCTCCCgactctcccaccctcctccacccccaatcTGAGCCATTCCAGGTCTCTGCCTGgttccccctctctcctttggGTCCCTGGAGCTGCGCATTTACTGGGGCTTCTACTCCCTCCGCCTGGGCCCTGAGGTCGCTGGGCCTCCCGCCTTGGGGAGGGGACGATTGTACATACAGCCCCTGCAGAGTGGAGCAATGCCCCATCTGGcctccaaaaaaacaaaataaaactgggtCACTTTACAGTCttgcattttcatttccttatcaGTCCAACCCTTGGCTATATTTGGCTTCTAGAGTCCTGAGGCTGTTAGGGACTTGGGGTgggatggagaccacaacccctggcagtgcccaggagaggaaacTGACAGTTTCTTTCAAAATATCTGAGTTGTGCAACTGTTATGTCATAATCTGGAAAGGCAGACGCTGCCACCGCCAGAGGGCAGGGTAAGCCAAGGGCACCATTGGATTtcccagctcctgggagggggagCTTGGTGGTGCTGCCCCCACATGTTGCTGGAAGAAGACTGCACAGAAGGttagaggggaggtgggtgggacgTGAGGATTCAGAAAACCCTGGCTTTGAGCCATGGTGCTCTCCCTTGTCCGCACGTTCAGATTTCTGAGGCTGTGTGCTCAGGGAGAGATGGTCCCAGTCTCGGGTGGTTATGAGGATCAAATGCAATGTGAGGCCTTCAGCGCAGGGCCTGACACCGAGGCAGACCTCGATAAATGATAGTGATGGTTATTCTCCAGGTTGGTGCTACCTTTATTCCAGTCCCTGGGCCAACTGTTACATGCCGTTATGGGGTCACAGGTCAGGTAGGACTAGGGGATGATAGGACTAGACATCAACTCAGGTTGGTACAAGACTGTGATAAGGACTAGAAAACAGGACATTCCAGCAGGTAAACCCAAAGGAGGGAATGGTGTCAGCTGGTTGGGGATGGGGTCAGTTCAAGCTTTAGGGAGGTGGTGACATTTGCTGTGGTGGTGAGCACATCTTGAGGAGTTGGAGGAGGTGACATGCAAGGGAAGAGCCCGTTCTAAGGCAGGGAGGTTATACAGGTACAGGGCATGTACAGAGGAGGCATGTCTAGAAGCAAAAAGGCCTAATGGCTTTGCAGCAACATTGTGATGTAGGCAGAGTCCCCACTCAACAGACGAGGGACATGGAGCTTGCTCAGGCCTGGCAGGATTTGGCCTCGATCCTGATCACCATTGTGAGCTCATGGCCACCCTTTGCTGTTGATTCTGGAAAGATCCTTAGGTGTTTCCATGATGTAGGAGAAAGGCTGGAAGAGAGactgaggcaggaaggaggctgaCTGGCACCAGCTCTGGAGCCAGCAGTTCAGGTATGGGTGACAGGAGTGTTTGGCAAATGAATAAAGGTCTCCCCTAAGATAATGGGGCTTTCTGGGGCAGGATGGGGTGGAAGGGTTGAGAGGCCTCTGAAAAGGGACTGGCCTGAGCTCTGGGCTCACAAAGGCCACTGTTTGCCCTGGCTTTGCCCAGGACCCCAGACCAGAGACAGAAGCTGGAGGGCTGGATTGGACTAGA
Coding sequences within it:
- the CITED4 gene encoding cbp/p300-interacting transactivator 4, with the protein product MTDHLMLAEGYRLVQRPPPAVPAHGPQALRTLQPYAGPGLDSGLRPRGAPLGPPPPQPGALAYGAFGPPPAFQPFAAGPPAAAGSAHLQPVTTMYPGRAPAPSGAPGCPPGLQPAPGSPAPPPPVHALGGMDAELIDEEALTSLELELGLHRVRELPELFLGQSEFDCFSDLGSGPPAGSVSC